The Geobacillus stearothermophilus ATCC 12980 genome contains a region encoding:
- a CDS encoding SCO family protein, with product MRKWYTIAACLVLFGIGAGIFYFTVYKPSTARLPHDVTMETAWGRPYAFGDLPPKVRLVEFIYTNCPDICPNTTMQMAKLRDRLESAGVFGRDVEFITITIDPARDTKEKLQTYARTFGVTGDGQGWVFLRGSEDETKKTADAFDFQYRDPGNGMIVHTALAYLLDRDGRVIEQVGMGTSRFHVDDVYETIMNELP from the coding sequence ATGAGAAAGTGGTATACGATAGCAGCGTGCCTCGTACTGTTCGGAATCGGCGCCGGCATCTTTTACTTTACCGTTTATAAGCCATCTACCGCGCGCCTTCCCCATGATGTCACAATGGAAACTGCCTGGGGGCGTCCGTATGCGTTCGGCGACTTGCCGCCGAAAGTGCGGCTCGTTGAGTTTATTTATACAAACTGTCCAGATATTTGTCCGAATACGACAATGCAAATGGCGAAACTGCGCGACCGGCTGGAAAGCGCCGGTGTATTTGGGCGGGATGTCGAATTTATCACCATCACGATTGATCCGGCCCGCGACACGAAAGAAAAGCTGCAAACATATGCCCGCACGTTTGGCGTAACCGGCGACGGGCAAGGCTGGGTATTTTTGCGCGGCAGCGAGGACGAAACAAAAAAAACAGCCGACGCCTTCGATTTTCAATACCGAGACCCGGGCAACGGGATGATTGTGCATACAGCGCTCGCGTACTTGCTTGACCGCGATGGCCGCGTCATTGAGCAGGTCGGGATGGGGACTTCGCGGTTTCACGTCGATGACGTATATGAAACCATTATGAATGAGTTGCCGTAA
- the addB gene encoding helicase-exonuclease AddAB subunit AddB yields the protein MSLRFLLGRSGSGKTAMCLAEIRRKLQEDPRGKTIVYLVPEQMTFQCEYALIHTEGAGGMIRAQVFSFPRLAWRVLQETGGMNRYHVHDVGVQMMIRKIIEQRKQELKLFGRAADKSGFVEQLHEMIAECKRYCLTPDELRRRVEELESGPSRPGRRLLADKLSDVALVYAELERSLSGHYLDSEDYLRLLAEQIPRSCYLRDADVYIDGFHHFAPQEYIVIEQLLRHCRRVTVCLTVDRPYDGEMPDELDLFYLPAQTYRQLRELALANDVLLEEPVVLAENRRHQSGALAHLEAQFHRRPLPPYEAEDGAVCLYEAANRRAELEAVAREIIRLVRDEGARYRDIALVIRQTEAYRDLVKTVFFDFGIPYFMDEKEPMHHHPLIELVRAALETISTNWRYEAVFRAVKTDLLFPLDGDLVMWREAADKLENYVLAYGVKGDKWTSGERWPYRRYRALDGLNVPQTDEERQFEDKLNEWRETLAAPLRRLERRLRRAKDGRGYCTALYLLLEELQIPKKLEQMSAQAEAEGRLVEARQHEQVWNAVIDLLDQYVEMLGAEPLSLAEFAKIIEAGLDRLEFSLVPPAIDQVIVAQLDRSRLIGVKYAFVIGANDGVIPARAKEDGLMAEIEREQLRELGVALAPGSREQLFYDPFFIYLALACPSERLYVTYPLADGEGKALMPSPLIKQLSELFPKVKVRLCGNDPFDAPEEKAEAFVTAPQATQTYLVSQLRAWKRNYGIDPLWWDVYNVFIARPEWNERVQKAVSALFYTNKAAPLKKQWSRRLYGKKIQASVSRMEQFQKCPYAHFISHGLRLKERSIFRLEAPDVGQLFHAAIKQIADRLREQHVDWGELSQPDCERLSDEAVERLAPLIQQQVLSSSSRYEYMKRKLKHVVARTTHVLSEHARASGFVPIGLELAFGPGSDLPPLRFQLRDGTVMELVGRIDRVDKAESSEGVFLRIIDYKSSAKTLDLTEVYYGLALQMLTYLDIVLTYAEQLVKQPALPAGVLYFHVHNPIVKAKQWLDDEAEMAKQLLEPFRMRGLLLADVEAIRLMDSQLEKGQRSLIVPVRLTSSGAIHSQSSVASASDFDALRQHVRRLFADIGGQIADGIVSIAPYKLKSKTACDFCAFKSICQFDEALSGNEFRKLAPQTGEDVMKNITKGRGES from the coding sequence GTGTCGCTTCGCTTTTTGCTTGGACGATCGGGAAGCGGGAAGACGGCTATGTGTCTTGCGGAAATCCGCCGCAAGCTGCAGGAAGATCCGAGAGGAAAGACGATTGTTTACCTCGTTCCGGAGCAGATGACGTTTCAATGTGAATACGCCTTAATCCATACCGAGGGAGCAGGAGGAATGATCCGCGCCCAAGTGTTCAGCTTCCCCCGCCTCGCCTGGCGCGTCTTGCAGGAGACGGGAGGCATGAACCGCTACCACGTCCACGATGTCGGCGTGCAAATGATGATTCGCAAAATTATTGAACAGCGGAAACAGGAGCTTAAACTGTTTGGCCGCGCGGCGGACAAAAGCGGTTTTGTCGAGCAGCTGCATGAGATGATCGCCGAATGCAAGCGGTATTGCTTAACGCCGGACGAGCTTCGCCGCCGTGTCGAGGAGCTGGAAAGCGGGCCGAGCCGGCCGGGACGGCGCCTGCTGGCCGATAAGCTCAGCGATGTCGCGCTCGTTTATGCAGAGCTCGAGCGGAGCTTAAGCGGCCATTACCTCGATTCGGAAGATTATTTGCGCCTGCTCGCCGAACAAATCCCCCGCTCCTGCTATTTGCGTGATGCCGATGTTTATATCGACGGATTCCATCATTTTGCCCCGCAAGAATACATAGTGATTGAGCAGCTTCTTCGTCATTGCCGGCGGGTCACCGTTTGCCTGACGGTCGACCGTCCGTATGATGGTGAGATGCCGGACGAGCTCGACTTGTTTTATCTGCCGGCGCAGACGTACCGCCAGTTGCGCGAGCTTGCCTTGGCCAACGATGTTTTGCTTGAAGAGCCGGTCGTGCTCGCGGAAAACCGACGTCATCAAAGCGGGGCGCTCGCCCATCTCGAGGCGCAGTTTCATCGCCGCCCGCTGCCGCCTTACGAAGCGGAAGACGGTGCGGTCTGCCTTTATGAGGCGGCCAACCGCCGCGCAGAACTGGAAGCGGTCGCCCGGGAAATCATCCGCCTTGTCCGCGACGAAGGGGCGCGCTATCGCGACATCGCACTCGTCATCCGCCAAACGGAGGCGTACCGCGACCTTGTGAAGACGGTGTTTTTTGATTTTGGCATCCCGTATTTTATGGATGAAAAAGAGCCGATGCACCATCATCCGCTCATTGAACTTGTGCGCGCTGCTTTGGAAACAATTTCCACAAACTGGCGGTATGAGGCGGTGTTTCGCGCTGTGAAGACGGATTTGCTCTTTCCGTTGGACGGTGACTTGGTCATGTGGCGCGAGGCAGCCGACAAACTCGAAAACTATGTTCTTGCTTATGGGGTGAAGGGGGACAAATGGACGAGCGGCGAGCGCTGGCCGTATCGGCGCTACCGGGCGCTTGACGGGTTGAATGTGCCGCAGACGGATGAAGAACGGCAATTTGAGGACAAGTTGAACGAATGGCGGGAGACGCTGGCCGCCCCGCTCCGCCGCCTTGAGCGCCGTTTGCGCCGGGCTAAGGACGGGCGCGGGTATTGCACGGCGCTATATCTCTTGTTAGAAGAATTGCAGATTCCGAAAAAGCTGGAACAAATGAGCGCGCAGGCGGAAGCGGAAGGCCGCCTCGTGGAAGCGCGCCAGCATGAGCAGGTGTGGAACGCGGTCATCGATTTGCTTGACCAATACGTTGAAATGCTCGGAGCGGAACCGTTGTCGTTAGCCGAATTTGCTAAAATTATCGAGGCCGGGCTTGACCGGCTTGAGTTCTCCCTTGTGCCGCCGGCCATCGATCAAGTGATCGTCGCCCAGCTCGACCGTTCGCGCCTCATCGGCGTGAAGTATGCGTTTGTCATTGGCGCCAACGATGGCGTCATTCCGGCCAGGGCGAAAGAGGATGGGCTTATGGCGGAAATCGAACGGGAGCAGCTGCGCGAACTCGGTGTGGCGCTTGCGCCGGGGAGCCGGGAACAGCTGTTTTACGACCCGTTTTTTATCTACCTGGCGCTTGCCTGTCCAAGCGAACGGCTGTATGTTACATACCCGCTGGCCGATGGCGAAGGGAAAGCGCTCATGCCATCGCCGCTGATTAAACAATTGTCGGAGCTGTTCCCGAAGGTGAAGGTGCGCTTGTGCGGCAACGATCCGTTCGATGCCCCGGAAGAGAAGGCGGAGGCGTTTGTGACAGCGCCGCAGGCGACACAAACGTATTTGGTCAGCCAGCTGCGCGCATGGAAGCGAAACTATGGCATCGATCCGCTTTGGTGGGATGTGTACAACGTGTTCATCGCCCGCCCGGAATGGAACGAGAGGGTGCAAAAGGCGGTGTCGGCGCTGTTTTATACAAACAAAGCCGCGCCGTTGAAAAAACAATGGAGCCGGCGGTTGTACGGAAAAAAAATTCAGGCGAGCGTCTCGCGCATGGAGCAGTTTCAAAAATGCCCGTACGCCCATTTTATTTCACACGGGCTGCGCTTGAAGGAGCGAAGCATTTTCCGCCTCGAGGCGCCGGATGTCGGCCAGTTGTTCCATGCGGCCATTAAACAAATCGCCGACCGGCTGCGCGAACAGCACGTTGATTGGGGCGAACTGTCCCAACCGGATTGCGAGCGTCTGTCGGATGAAGCGGTCGAACGGCTTGCCCCCCTCATTCAACAGCAAGTGCTGTCCAGTTCGTCTCGCTATGAATATATGAAACGGAAATTAAAACACGTTGTCGCCCGCACGACCCACGTGTTGAGCGAGCATGCGCGGGCGAGCGGCTTTGTTCCGATCGGGCTCGAGCTGGCGTTTGGACCGGGCAGCGACTTGCCGCCGCTTCGCTTTCAACTACGCGACGGGACGGTTATGGAGCTTGTCGGGCGAATCGACCGCGTTGACAAGGCAGAAAGCAGCGAAGGAGTATTTCTTCGCATCATCGATTACAAATCGAGCGCCAAAACGCTTGATTTGACGGAAGTGTATTACGGTTTGGCGTTGCAAATGCTTACCTATTTGGACATTGTGCTCACGTATGCTGAGCAACTTGTCAAACAGCCGGCGCTGCCGGCCGGGGTGCTCTATTTCCATGTCCATAATCCGATTGTGAAGGCGAAGCAGTGGCTTGACGATGAAGCGGAGATGGCGAAACAACTTCTTGAGCCGTTTCGGATGCGCGGTCTGCTGCTTGCCGATGTGGAGGCAATCCGGCTGATGGACAGTCAATTGGAAAAAGGGCAGCGGTCGCTGATTGTGCCGGTTAGGCTGACGAGCAGCGGAGCGATTCATTCTCAGTCTTCGGTCGCGAGCGCTTCTGATTTTGATGCGCTTCGCCAGCACGTCCGCCGTCTGTTTGCCGATATTGGCGGACAAATCGCTGACGGCATTGTATCGATTGCCCCGTACAAGCTGAAAAGCAAAACAGCGTGCGACTTTTGCGCCTTTAAGTCCATATGCCAATTTGACGAGGCGCTGTCCGGCAACGAATTCCGAAAGCTTGCCCCACAGACGGGGGAAGACGTGATGAAGAATATAACGAAAGGGAGGGGAGAGTCTTGA
- the yhfH gene encoding protein YhfH, with translation MLMKVLEFFKNTAPKKCSQCGKTIDEQHECYGNTCSDCLGTAYRH, from the coding sequence ATGTTGATGAAAGTGTTAGAATTTTTCAAAAACACAGCACCGAAAAAGTGCTCGCAATGCGGCAAAACGATCGACGAGCAGCACGAGTGCTACGGCAACACATGCTCTGACTGCCTTGGCACCGCTTACCGCCACTAG
- a CDS encoding IS110-like element ISGka2 family transposase: protein MDVIYPRCAGLDVHAETIVACALWEEDGHIQKDIQTFSTFSKGLGDLLEWLEEHGVTHVAMESTGVYWKPVFAFLEGYVDLTLANPQRIKNVPGRKTDVSDAEWIAKLLRHGLVEKSFVPPADIRELRDFTRLRKKWVGQLTSEKNRIQKVLESSNVKLGSVLSDLFGVSGKDILARLLEKGYVDKDELDECLRGRLKKKKQAVYDSLLGTLTEHELRLLRLLWKHVEELERLIEEVDQHIDRLLEPYREEVNLLMTMPGVKKQTAAVIIAEMGTDMSVFETPERAASWTGLSPGNHESAGKRKSTRTTKGNPHLRSALCEAAWSAARSKTHPLSRKFWSLAARCGKKKALIAIARRMLVIIFCMISRKEPFRQPQLI from the coding sequence ATGGATGTCATCTATCCTCGCTGCGCAGGATTGGATGTTCATGCCGAAACCATCGTCGCCTGCGCGCTATGGGAAGAAGATGGACACATTCAAAAGGACATTCAAACCTTCTCCACGTTCTCGAAGGGACTTGGCGACCTGCTTGAGTGGCTCGAAGAACATGGCGTCACCCATGTCGCCATGGAATCCACCGGCGTGTATTGGAAACCGGTCTTCGCCTTCCTCGAGGGCTATGTCGACTTGACACTGGCCAATCCGCAGCGGATCAAAAATGTCCCGGGAAGAAAAACCGATGTCTCTGACGCCGAGTGGATCGCCAAGCTGCTCCGCCATGGACTCGTTGAAAAAAGTTTCGTCCCCCCAGCGGATATTCGCGAATTGCGGGATTTTACCCGCCTCCGCAAAAAGTGGGTCGGACAGCTGACTTCGGAGAAAAACCGGATTCAAAAAGTGCTCGAGTCTTCCAATGTCAAACTCGGCTCGGTCCTCTCCGATCTCTTCGGCGTTTCCGGAAAAGACATCCTCGCCCGGCTGCTGGAGAAGGGATACGTGGACAAGGACGAGTTGGATGAATGCCTGCGCGGAAGGCTCAAAAAGAAAAAGCAAGCGGTGTACGATTCGCTGCTCGGCACCTTGACCGAACACGAGCTCCGTCTCCTTCGCCTCTTGTGGAAACACGTTGAGGAATTGGAGCGGCTCATCGAAGAAGTCGACCAACACATCGACCGCCTGCTCGAGCCGTATCGCGAGGAAGTGAACCTGCTGATGACCATGCCCGGAGTGAAAAAACAAACCGCCGCCGTCATCATCGCCGAGATGGGAACCGACATGAGCGTCTTTGAAACGCCGGAACGGGCGGCTTCATGGACTGGATTGTCCCCCGGCAACCATGAAAGCGCCGGAAAGCGAAAGAGCACGCGCACGACAAAAGGCAATCCCCATCTCCGATCGGCGTTATGCGAGGCGGCATGGTCAGCAGCTCGATCCAAGACGCATCCCTTGTCCCGAAAGTTTTGGTCGTTGGCGGCCCGGTGCGGGAAGAAAAAAGCCCTCATCGCCATTGCTCGGCGGATGTTGGTGATCATCTTTTGCATGATCTCCCGCAAAGAGCCGTTCCGCCAACCACAACTTATTTAG
- a CDS encoding ABC transporter ATP-binding protein, producing the protein MLELKRITKVFNEGTADEKVALRGIDLTLAPGDFVTVIGSNGAGKSTLMNIISGRLSPDTGEVWINGRNVTALKEHARARYIGRVFQDPMAGTAPHMTIEENLALAYNRTRRRTLRLGVTREKRKWFRETLQTLHLGLEDRLAAKVGLLSGGERQALSLLMATFTKPDVLLLDEHTAALDPARAELVTELTKEIVRQHQLTTLMVTHNMEQAIRLGNRLIMMDGGQIIFTAAGEEKEKLTVERLLEEFQRIRGSRFASDRAVLGS; encoded by the coding sequence TTGCTGGAGCTAAAACGAATTACAAAAGTATTTAACGAAGGAACTGCTGATGAAAAAGTCGCCTTGCGGGGGATTGATTTAACGCTGGCCCCCGGCGATTTTGTCACGGTCATCGGCAGCAACGGCGCCGGAAAGTCGACGTTGATGAATATCATTTCCGGCCGGCTGTCCCCTGATACGGGTGAAGTGTGGATCAACGGCCGCAACGTCACGGCGCTCAAAGAACATGCCCGCGCCCGCTACATCGGCCGCGTGTTTCAAGATCCGATGGCCGGCACCGCCCCCCATATGACGATCGAGGAAAATTTGGCGCTCGCTTACAACCGAACAAGACGGCGCACGCTGCGTCTTGGTGTAACAAGAGAAAAGCGAAAGTGGTTTCGGGAAACGCTGCAAACGCTCCATTTAGGGCTCGAAGACCGGCTCGCCGCTAAAGTCGGCCTTCTCTCCGGCGGGGAGCGGCAGGCGCTTTCACTGTTGATGGCCACATTCACAAAGCCGGATGTGCTTTTGCTTGATGAACATACCGCCGCCCTCGACCCGGCGCGGGCCGAGCTTGTCACCGAATTGACGAAGGAAATTGTCAGACAGCATCAGTTGACGACGCTGATGGTCACGCACAATATGGAGCAGGCGATTCGCCTTGGCAACCGGCTCATCATGATGGATGGCGGGCAAATTATTTTCACGGCCGCGGGAGAGGAAAAAGAAAAATTGACAGTCGAGCGGCTGTTGGAAGAGTTTCAGCGCATCCGCGGCAGCCGGTTTGCGAGCGACCGCGCTGTACTCGGTTCATAA
- the dat gene encoding D-amino-acid transaminase — MTVKAYVLTERGLLRSEQVAYPMEERGLQFGDGVYEVVRLYSGTYIWLHEHLDRLYRSAAAIRLAVPFSHEELAERLEQLRRMNDVREDAILYLQVTRGSFPRSHAFPAENRPNLYAYIQPMARKTEEMARGVRAILTKDVRWEYCCIKSLNLLPNVLAKQEAVERGAFEAILHRDGVVTEGSSSNIFLVKHKTVYTHPATERILNGIVRTKVKEFCAELGIPFIEKAFSVSSLAEADELFLTSTTSAITPIVQVEETLIGNGEPGDVTKALQAAYQKATKPLPTA, encoded by the coding sequence ATGACCGTAAAAGCATATGTTTTGACCGAACGCGGCCTCCTTCGTTCCGAACAAGTTGCCTATCCGATGGAAGAACGCGGCTTGCAGTTTGGCGACGGCGTCTACGAAGTCGTTCGTCTATACAGCGGCACGTACATCTGGCTCCATGAACATCTAGACCGCCTATACCGCTCGGCGGCGGCCATTCGCCTCGCCGTTCCGTTCAGCCATGAAGAGTTGGCTGAGCGGCTCGAGCAGCTGCGCCGCATGAACGATGTGCGAGAAGATGCCATTTTGTATTTGCAAGTGACGCGAGGGAGCTTCCCGCGCAGCCATGCATTTCCGGCCGAAAACCGGCCGAATTTGTACGCCTACATTCAGCCGATGGCGCGAAAAACGGAGGAAATGGCGCGCGGCGTGCGCGCGATTTTGACCAAAGACGTCCGCTGGGAGTACTGCTGCATTAAAAGCTTGAACTTGCTGCCGAACGTACTTGCAAAACAAGAAGCCGTCGAGCGCGGAGCGTTTGAAGCGATTCTCCACCGCGACGGCGTCGTGACCGAGGGAAGTTCATCGAACATTTTCCTTGTCAAACACAAAACCGTCTATACTCACCCAGCGACGGAGCGGATTTTAAACGGCATCGTCCGCACCAAAGTGAAGGAATTTTGCGCTGAACTTGGCATTCCGTTCATCGAAAAGGCGTTTTCCGTCAGCAGTCTCGCCGAAGCCGATGAATTGTTTTTGACGAGCACCACCTCGGCGATCACTCCGATCGTCCAAGTAGAAGAAACATTGATCGGAAACGGCGAACCGGGGGACGTGACGAAAGCGCTGCAAGCCGCCTATCAAAAGGCGACCAAGCCGCTTCCAACCGCTTGA
- a CDS encoding TVP38/TMEM64 family protein translates to MNMENLKQWLTLDHVLSLLDHYRSFGIFPGIAATLLESFFPILPMVVFVMANAAAFGLWKGFFISWIGASLGSLIVFWLTRKIGQQRFFHFVRRHPKVRQFMHWIERHGFGPLFLLYCFPFTPSALVNIVAGLSRISRQQFVLAVLLGKMIMIFTISFIGYDLVALVRQPLRTAAIAVVVLLLWYAGKRVEARFSLTEKQRSEEDRE, encoded by the coding sequence ATGAATATGGAAAATTTGAAACAATGGCTCACGCTCGACCACGTGCTTTCCTTACTCGACCATTACCGTTCCTTCGGCATATTTCCCGGCATTGCGGCGACGCTGCTCGAGTCGTTTTTTCCGATTTTGCCGATGGTTGTGTTTGTGATGGCGAACGCAGCGGCATTCGGGTTGTGGAAAGGGTTTTTCATTTCTTGGATTGGCGCTTCGCTCGGCTCGCTCATCGTCTTTTGGCTGACGCGGAAGATCGGCCAGCAGCGTTTCTTTCATTTTGTCCGCCGCCATCCAAAAGTGCGCCAGTTTATGCACTGGATTGAACGGCACGGATTCGGGCCGCTGTTTTTGCTGTATTGCTTTCCTTTCACCCCGTCGGCGCTTGTCAATATCGTTGCCGGTCTGTCACGCATCAGCCGCCAGCAGTTTGTATTAGCGGTCTTGCTTGGAAAGATGATCATGATTTTTACGATCAGCTTTATCGGGTATGACTTGGTGGCGCTTGTCCGCCAGCCGTTGCGTACGGCGGCGATCGCTGTTGTTGTGCTGCTGCTTTGGTATGCGGGAAAACGAGTAGAGGCAAGATTTTCGTTGACGGAAAAACAACGCAGCGAGGAGGACAGGGAGTGA
- a CDS encoding competence protein ComK produces MKVNEFIILNHFVVSRYTMAILPYLLNNDLYAKVVEEDGEYIVKQTPLDIIRHSCDYYGCSFQGRKEGTKAVIGITHKAPIAIEPSNEIYFFPTASPKDSCCVWLSHMHVYRYEPAKYERTVVYFRNGKSVVLDVSCKSFINQLHRTAQLRTKLSERMEARERKLQYIYRMQQEKHVTE; encoded by the coding sequence ATGAAAGTAAATGAATTTATCATCCTAAACCATTTCGTCGTGAGCCGTTATACGATGGCGATTCTCCCTTATTTGTTGAACAATGACCTGTATGCAAAGGTCGTCGAGGAAGATGGCGAGTACATTGTCAAACAAACGCCCCTCGACATTATTAGACATAGCTGCGATTATTATGGCTGCAGCTTTCAAGGCAGAAAAGAGGGAACAAAGGCCGTGATCGGCATCACCCACAAAGCGCCGATCGCCATTGAACCGTCCAACGAAATTTACTTCTTTCCCACCGCTTCCCCGAAAGATTCCTGCTGTGTTTGGCTGTCGCATATGCATGTCTATCGGTATGAGCCTGCGAAATATGAGCGGACGGTTGTATACTTCCGCAACGGGAAAAGCGTTGTCCTCGATGTGTCCTGCAAATCTTTCATCAACCAATTGCACCGAACAGCCCAGCTGCGGACGAAACTGTCGGAGCGAATGGAGGCGAGAGAGCGCAAACTGCAATACATATATCGCATGCAGCAAGAAAAGCATGTGACGGAATAA
- the lepB gene encoding signal peptidase I, producing MLRFFVFSNYMVEGKSMMPTLQSGNLLIVNKIRYEIAPIHRFDVVVFHANQKEDYVKRVIGLPGDRIEYKNDVLYINGRQVDEPYLRPYKQQLLSGKLTGGFTLEEVTGEKRVPAGCIFVLGDNRLSSWDSRHFGFVKISQVVGKVDLRYWPFREIAFHF from the coding sequence ATGCTCCGTTTTTTCGTTTTCAGCAATTATATGGTGGAAGGAAAGTCAATGATGCCGACGCTGCAAAGCGGCAATTTGCTGATCGTCAATAAGATCCGTTATGAAATTGCCCCGATTCATCGGTTTGATGTCGTCGTGTTTCACGCCAATCAAAAGGAAGATTACGTGAAACGGGTCATCGGGCTGCCGGGGGATCGGATCGAGTACAAAAACGATGTGCTGTATATTAACGGTCGACAGGTCGATGAACCGTATTTGCGGCCGTATAAGCAGCAACTCCTTAGCGGGAAGCTGACAGGCGGTTTTACCCTTGAAGAGGTGACGGGAGAAAAGCGGGTGCCGGCCGGCTGCATTTTTGTCCTTGGCGACAATCGGCTCAGCAGTTGGGACAGCCGCCATTTCGGCTTCGTCAAAATCAGCCAAGTGGTCGGCAAGGTAGACCTCCGCTATTGGCCGTTTCGGGAGATTGCTTTCCATTTTTGA
- a CDS encoding AzlD domain-containing protein, whose translation MNSTIVWMIIGMGVVTYLPRLLPFVLLGRIQLPPFWQGVLKNVPYAVLGALIIPDVFFIQDDVVFGAIGFAAAVIAAWFGANVMVVVLAAVAVLSLYSLVV comes from the coding sequence ATGAATAGCACGATCGTCTGGATGATCATCGGCATGGGAGTCGTGACGTACTTGCCCCGCCTGCTGCCGTTTGTGCTGCTCGGCCGCATCCAGCTGCCGCCGTTTTGGCAAGGGGTGCTGAAAAACGTGCCGTATGCAGTGCTTGGGGCGCTCATTATTCCTGACGTTTTTTTCATCCAAGATGATGTTGTGTTCGGAGCCATTGGTTTTGCGGCGGCTGTCATCGCGGCTTGGTTCGGGGCCAATGTCATGGTCGTCGTTCTTGCCGCGGTTGCGGTCCTCAGTCTGTATTCGCTCGTCGTTTGA
- a CDS encoding MBL fold metallo-hydrolase translates to MKVTVIGYWGGFPAANEATSAYLFEHDGFRMLVDCGSGALAKLQNYTAVENLDAVVVSHYHYDHIADIGPLQYARLIHKNVGADLPVLPIYGHQEDEAAFARLTHSGITEGIPYDPAKVLAVGPFSLSFLKTVHPVPCYAMRITAGGNTVVYTADSSYMPEFTPFAKGADLLICECNFYAGQNASPAGHMTSEEAAAIAEGAGVGELWLTHLPHIGRHEQLVEEAERTFRGVIRLARTGLVWAQ, encoded by the coding sequence ATGAAAGTGACAGTCATCGGCTATTGGGGAGGGTTTCCCGCCGCCAATGAAGCGACATCCGCTTATTTGTTTGAGCATGACGGGTTTCGCATGCTTGTCGACTGCGGAAGCGGGGCGCTCGCCAAGCTGCAAAACTACACGGCTGTAGAAAACTTGGATGCGGTTGTCGTCTCCCACTATCACTATGATCATATCGCCGATATCGGCCCGCTCCAATATGCGCGCCTCATTCATAAAAATGTAGGGGCGGATTTGCCGGTGCTGCCGATTTACGGCCACCAAGAAGATGAGGCGGCCTTCGCCCGCCTGACGCATAGCGGCATTACGGAAGGGATTCCTTATGATCCGGCCAAGGTGCTTGCGGTCGGTCCGTTTTCGCTTTCATTTTTGAAAACAGTCCATCCGGTTCCGTGTTATGCGATGCGCATCACTGCCGGCGGCAACACGGTCGTGTACACGGCTGATTCGAGCTACATGCCGGAATTTACACCGTTTGCAAAAGGAGCTGACTTGCTCATTTGCGAGTGCAATTTTTACGCTGGACAAAACGCTTCGCCGGCCGGCCATATGACGAGCGAGGAAGCGGCGGCCATCGCCGAGGGGGCGGGCGTTGGTGAACTATGGTTGACGCACTTGCCGCACATTGGCAGGCACGAACAGCTCGTTGAAGAAGCGGAGCGGACGTTCCGCGGCGTTATTCGCCTCGCCCGCACCGGCTTAGTGTGGGCACAGTAG